One segment of Streptomyces sp. NA02950 DNA contains the following:
- a CDS encoding MFS transporter — MPQSAPTRVEEPQSAASPGSPLPREVGGGFVAVLAFCGIAVSVMQTLVVPLVTELPQLLHTTSSNASWVITSTLLAGAVATPVMGRLGDMFGKRRILMVALALLVIGSLTCAVTSDLVVMVVGRAIQGGAMGAIPLGISIMRDELPPQKLGSAMALMSSSLGIGGALGLPAAAFVAQHTNWHVLFYGAAAIGAVAIALVLIVVPESSVRTPSRFDFIGAIGLSAGLLCLLLPITKGADWGWSSTTTLGLFGASAVILVLWGLIELRIANPLVDLRTTARRQVLLTNLASIMVGFSFYAMSLILPQLLQLPEATGYGLGQSMVMAGLYVAPMGVAMMAVSPLSARINAASGPKVSLMLGLVVIAATYGAGTVMMDHVWQIVVLSVALGIGVGIAYSAMPTLIISAVPAGETGAANGLNTLMRSIGMSTSSAVVGVILAHRTTSFGGVPLPNTDGFKTSFAVACAAAVGGLLIALFLPARRRTAALAAGNPAATSEPRDGGDVDGADAEVVTEAGTEAEAGTVVAGTVVAEAATDETADDEPVTGRLVHGRVLGSGDVPLAGAAVTLIDTGGQQLGRTSSGHDGRYRVAVADAGNVVLIGSAPGHRPQAATLLVADQPVVCDLRLTGGGTGLTGSVRAVGGEPLAGATVTATGPDGAVAGAATADEKGEFALPELAPGPYTVTLAADAHRPHATQVELTGGEPVRVDAELPPAARVRGTVRGRGGRPLEDARVSLLDSSGDVVGQFITGEDGTFGFEGLTGEHYTVVAGGYAPTTRPVTVGGAEPAEARDVDFLLTHGS; from the coding sequence ATGCCCCAGTCAGCCCCCACCCGTGTCGAGGAGCCCCAGAGCGCCGCGTCGCCGGGCTCGCCGCTTCCGCGCGAGGTCGGCGGCGGCTTCGTGGCCGTCCTCGCGTTCTGCGGCATCGCCGTCTCGGTGATGCAGACGCTGGTCGTCCCGCTGGTGACCGAACTGCCCCAGCTGCTCCACACGACCAGCTCGAACGCGTCCTGGGTGATCACCTCCACCCTGCTCGCGGGCGCCGTCGCCACGCCCGTGATGGGGCGGCTCGGCGATATGTTCGGCAAGCGCCGGATCCTGATGGTCGCCCTGGCCCTGCTGGTGATCGGCTCGCTGACCTGCGCCGTCACCTCCGACCTCGTGGTGATGGTGGTCGGACGGGCCATCCAGGGCGGGGCGATGGGCGCCATTCCGCTCGGCATCAGCATCATGCGGGACGAACTGCCTCCGCAGAAGCTGGGCTCCGCGATGGCCCTGATGAGCTCGTCGCTGGGGATCGGCGGTGCGCTGGGGCTTCCGGCCGCCGCGTTCGTCGCCCAGCACACCAACTGGCATGTGCTGTTCTACGGGGCCGCGGCGATAGGCGCGGTCGCGATCGCGCTGGTCCTGATCGTGGTCCCCGAGTCCAGCGTCCGCACGCCCAGCCGCTTCGACTTCATCGGTGCGATCGGTCTGTCCGCGGGGCTGCTCTGCCTGCTGCTGCCGATCACCAAGGGCGCCGACTGGGGCTGGTCCAGCACCACCACCCTCGGGCTGTTCGGGGCCTCCGCGGTGATCCTGGTCCTGTGGGGCCTGATCGAGCTGCGCATCGCGAACCCCCTGGTCGATCTGCGCACCACCGCACGCCGTCAGGTGCTGCTGACCAACCTCGCCTCGATCATGGTCGGCTTCTCCTTCTACGCGATGTCGCTGATCCTCCCCCAGCTGCTGCAACTGCCGGAGGCCACCGGCTACGGCCTCGGCCAGTCGATGGTCATGGCCGGGCTGTACGTGGCGCCGATGGGCGTGGCGATGATGGCCGTCTCCCCGCTGTCCGCGCGGATCAACGCCGCGAGCGGCCCCAAGGTGTCGCTGATGCTGGGGCTCGTCGTGATCGCCGCGACGTACGGCGCGGGCACCGTGATGATGGACCACGTCTGGCAGATCGTGGTGCTGTCCGTCGCGCTCGGCATCGGTGTCGGCATCGCGTACTCGGCCATGCCGACGCTGATCATCAGCGCCGTTCCGGCCGGTGAGACGGGCGCGGCCAACGGGCTCAACACCCTGATGCGGTCCATCGGCATGTCCACCTCCAGCGCGGTGGTGGGTGTGATCCTGGCGCACCGGACCACCAGCTTCGGCGGTGTTCCGCTGCCGAACACGGACGGGTTCAAGACATCGTTCGCCGTGGCGTGCGCCGCCGCGGTCGGCGGTCTGCTGATCGCCCTCTTCCTGCCCGCGCGGCGCCGGACCGCCGCCCTGGCCGCCGGGAACCCGGCCGCCACGTCCGAGCCGCGGGACGGCGGTGACGTCGACGGGGCGGACGCCGAGGTCGTCACGGAGGCCGGAACCGAGGCGGAGGCCGGAACCGTCGTGGCCGGGACCGTCGTGGCCGAGGCCGCCACCGACGAGACCGCCGACGACGAGCCCGTCACCGGCCGGCTCGTCCACGGCCGCGTCCTCGGCTCCGGCGACGTTCCGCTCGCCGGCGCCGCCGTCACCCTCATCGACACCGGCGGTCAGCAGCTCGGACGTACGTCCAGCGGCCACGACGGCCGCTACCGCGTCGCCGTCGCCGACGCCGGGAACGTCGTCCTCATCGGCTCCGCTCCCGGCCACCGCCCGCAGGCCGCCACCCTGCTGGTGGCGGATCAGCCGGTGGTCTGCGATCTGCGGCTGACCGGCGGTGGCACCGGGCTCACCGGCTCGGTGCGGGCCGTCGGCGGAGAGCCGCTGGCCGGGGCGACCGTGACCGCGACCGGCCCCGACGGAGCGGTGGCGGGCGCGGCGACGGCCGACGAGAAGGGGGAGTTCGCGCTGCCGGAGCTGGCCCCCGGCCCGTACACCGTGACCCTGGCCGCCGACGCGCACCGTCCGCACGCCACCCAGGTCGAGCTGACCGGTGGCGAGCCGGTGCGCGTGGACGCGGAACTGCCGCCCGCCGCCCGGGTCCGCGGCACCGTACGGGGTCGGGGCGGGCGGCCGCTGGAGGACGCACGGGTCTCGCTGCTGGACTCCTCGGGGGACGTCGTCGGGCAGTTCATCACCGGCGAGGACGGGACGTTCGGCTTCGAGGGACTCACCGGTGAGCACTACACGGTGGTGGCGGGCGGTTACGCCCCGACGACCCGGCCGGTCACGGTCGGCGGTGCGGAGCCCGCGGAGGCGCGCGACGTCGACTTCCTGCTGACCCACGGCAGCTGA
- a CDS encoding thioesterase II family protein, producing MTSIARGADAWLRRYQEAPDSAIRLLCFPYAGGSAGYYLPVAKALAPSVEVLAVQYPGRQDRYREPCLDDLHELADAVAAAVQERDGIFDRPLALFGHSMGATLAYEVALRLEARAGVTPAALFVSGRRAPSTRRAETVHQRDDDGVLRELRRLNGTDGEVFRNEELLRLAMPAIRGDYQAIETYRCAPGQRVSCPVTALTGDADPRTTIEEVRVWQQHTTGTFEYQVFPGGHFYLNDQVPAVVKTIAERLRTLSGA from the coding sequence ATGACCAGCATCGCCCGCGGCGCCGACGCCTGGCTCAGGCGGTACCAGGAGGCCCCGGACAGCGCGATACGGCTGCTCTGCTTCCCCTACGCCGGAGGGTCGGCCGGCTACTACCTGCCGGTGGCGAAGGCGCTGGCACCGTCGGTCGAGGTGCTCGCCGTGCAGTACCCCGGGCGGCAGGACCGCTACCGGGAGCCGTGTCTGGACGATCTCCACGAGCTCGCCGACGCCGTCGCCGCCGCCGTCCAGGAGCGGGACGGGATCTTCGACCGGCCACTGGCGCTCTTCGGGCACAGCATGGGGGCGACGCTCGCGTACGAGGTGGCGCTGCGCCTGGAGGCGCGGGCCGGGGTGACGCCCGCCGCGCTGTTCGTCTCCGGGCGGCGCGCCCCGTCCACCCGGCGCGCCGAGACCGTGCACCAGCGGGACGACGACGGGGTGCTGCGCGAGCTGCGGCGGCTGAACGGGACGGACGGGGAGGTGTTCCGGAACGAGGAGTTGCTGCGGCTGGCGATGCCCGCGATCCGGGGCGACTACCAGGCCATCGAGACCTACCGCTGTGCCCCCGGGCAGCGGGTGAGCTGCCCGGTCACCGCGCTGACCGGGGACGCCGACCCGAGGACGACCATCGAGGAGGTGCGGGTCTGGCAGCAGCACACCACCGGCACCTTCGAGTACCAGGTCTTCCCCGGCGGGCACTTCTATCTCAACGACCAGGTGCCGGCCGTGGTGAAGACGATCGCCGAGCGGCTGCGGACGTTGTCCGGGGCCTGA
- a CDS encoding MFS transporter: protein MAFGTFSVVTTEMMPVGLLTSIGSALHVSDGTAGLAMTVPGIVAAVAAPLLTVGAARLDRRLVLTGLMGLLAAADLLSALAPGFPVLLVARVLVGVSIGGVWSIAAGLAVRLVRERSAGHATAVVFSGIAVASVLGVPAGTLIGDLIDWRAAFAVMAALSLAVATAMAVTLPRLPATEAVRLREVPGLFRNVRLRIGLITTLLLVTGQFCAYTYLRPVLEDVSGVRPGLISTLLLVYGVAGIAGNFLAGATAHRDPRRTLVAIFVPLAAAELLVPVTSGSPAGAAALLVLWGLAYGGVSVTSQTWVLHAAPDAREAASALFVGVFNVAIALGALLGGRVADGAGPTGVMWCGGALAVLALLNVAVFGGRGTGARTRPRA from the coding sequence GTGGCATTCGGCACCTTCTCCGTCGTCACCACCGAGATGATGCCGGTCGGACTGCTCACCTCCATCGGATCCGCGCTGCACGTCTCGGACGGTACGGCGGGGCTGGCCATGACCGTTCCCGGGATCGTCGCCGCGGTCGCCGCCCCGCTGCTCACCGTCGGCGCGGCCCGGCTCGACCGCCGGCTGGTGCTGACCGGCCTGATGGGGCTGCTGGCCGCCGCCGATCTGCTCTCCGCCCTCGCCCCCGGTTTCCCGGTGCTGCTGGTCGCCCGGGTCCTGGTGGGGGTGAGCATCGGCGGGGTGTGGTCGATCGCCGCCGGGCTCGCCGTACGGCTGGTACGGGAGAGGTCCGCGGGCCACGCCACCGCGGTCGTCTTCAGCGGGATCGCCGTGGCCTCGGTGCTGGGCGTACCGGCCGGAACGCTCATCGGCGACCTGATCGACTGGCGGGCGGCGTTCGCGGTGATGGCCGCGCTGTCGCTGGCCGTGGCCACCGCCATGGCGGTCACCCTGCCGCGGCTGCCCGCCACGGAGGCGGTCCGGCTGCGCGAGGTCCCCGGGCTGTTCCGCAACGTCCGGCTGCGGATCGGCCTGATCACCACCCTGCTGCTGGTCACCGGCCAATTCTGCGCGTACACCTATCTCCGCCCAGTGCTCGAGGACGTCTCGGGGGTGCGCCCGGGCCTGATCAGCACCCTGCTGCTGGTGTACGGGGTGGCGGGCATCGCCGGAAACTTCCTCGCGGGCGCCACCGCCCACCGCGACCCGCGCCGCACCCTCGTGGCGATCTTCGTACCGCTGGCCGCGGCCGAGCTGCTGGTCCCGGTCACCAGCGGCTCACCGGCGGGCGCGGCCGCGCTGCTGGTGCTGTGGGGGCTGGCGTACGGCGGGGTGTCGGTGACCTCCCAGACATGGGTGCTGCACGCGGCGCCGGACGCGCGCGAGGCGGCGTCGGCCCTGTTCGTCGGGGTCTTCAACGTGGCGATAGCGCTGGGGGCGCTGCTCGGTGGCCGGGTGGCGGACGGTGCGGGGCCGACGGGGGTGATGTGGTGCGGGGGCGCGCTGGCGGTGCTGGCCCTGCTGAACGTGGCGGTCTTCGGCGGACGCGGAACGGGGGCCCGGACCCGGCCCCGGGCATAA
- a CDS encoding LysR family transcriptional regulator has translation MSGLEIRELECFLALSEELHFGRAAERLYVSQSRVSQLLRALEGRIGARLLERTSRRVRLTPLGERFLAELQPAYAALRGAVEGARDAARGVEGVLRVGFQGAVGERLMAAIAAFRDRHPGCELETVEVPLADPFGAVRSGEVDAAVVCLPVAEPDLVLGPVFSRQPQRLAVGGGHRLAGRAVVGAEELADGPLISPAGPAPRYWRHAMAPATTPGGRPVPPGPRVHTLQEGLTAVAAGRGAMLMCAPTAEYHGRSAVTFLPVEGVPESALGLVWRRADATARVREFGRAVHEVCAARA, from the coding sequence ATGAGCGGGCTGGAGATCCGTGAACTGGAGTGTTTTCTCGCGCTCAGCGAGGAGTTGCACTTCGGGCGTGCGGCGGAGCGGCTGTACGTCTCGCAGAGCAGGGTGAGTCAGCTGCTGCGCGCACTGGAGGGGCGGATCGGCGCCCGGCTGCTGGAGCGCACCAGCCGCCGGGTCCGGCTGACCCCCCTGGGCGAGCGGTTCCTGGCCGAGCTACAGCCCGCCTACGCCGCGCTGCGCGGGGCGGTCGAGGGGGCCCGGGACGCGGCGCGCGGCGTCGAGGGGGTGCTGCGGGTCGGGTTCCAGGGGGCCGTCGGTGAACGGCTGATGGCGGCGATCGCGGCCTTCCGGGACCGGCACCCCGGCTGTGAGCTGGAGACGGTGGAGGTCCCGCTCGCCGATCCGTTCGGCGCGGTGCGGAGCGGGGAGGTGGACGCGGCCGTGGTCTGTCTGCCGGTCGCCGAGCCCGACTTGGTGCTCGGCCCGGTCTTCTCCCGGCAGCCGCAGCGGCTGGCGGTCGGCGGTGGCCACCGGCTCGCGGGCCGCGCCGTGGTAGGGGCGGAGGAGCTGGCCGACGGCCCGCTGATCTCCCCGGCCGGGCCCGCCCCGCGCTACTGGCGGCACGCCATGGCGCCCGCGACGACGCCCGGCGGGCGGCCGGTGCCACCCGGGCCGCGGGTGCACACCCTCCAGGAGGGGCTGACGGCGGTGGCGGCGGGGCGGGGCGCGATGCTGATGTGCGCGCCGACCGCCGAGTACCACGGGCGCAGCGCGGTGACGTTCCTCCCGGTGGAGGGGGTGCCGGAGTCGGCCCTCGGGCTGGTGTGGCGGCGGGCCGACGCGACCGCGCGGGTACGGGAGTTCGGCCGGGCGGTGCACGAGGTCTGCGCGGCGCGGGCCTGA
- a CDS encoding GNAT family N-acetyltransferase, with amino-acid sequence MRIRTSTIEDLPVLQEIERAAGLCFRDVGMDEVADEEPLSLAELGRYQRAGRAWVAVDGTDRAMAYLITDPVDGNVHIEQLSVHPDAAGRGVGRALIDHIAARAAAEGAPALTLTTFVDVAWNAPYYAARCGFRTLTEDELTPGLREIRRSEARHGLDRWPRVCMRRDLPPRLAAPAPG; translated from the coding sequence GTGCGGATTCGAACGAGCACCATCGAGGACCTTCCCGTCCTCCAGGAGATAGAGCGTGCGGCGGGGCTGTGCTTCCGGGACGTGGGGATGGACGAGGTCGCCGACGAGGAGCCGCTGAGCCTGGCCGAGCTGGGCCGCTACCAGCGGGCCGGGCGGGCCTGGGTCGCGGTGGACGGCACCGACCGGGCGATGGCCTATCTGATCACCGACCCCGTCGACGGCAATGTGCACATCGAGCAGCTCTCGGTCCACCCGGACGCCGCCGGACGCGGGGTGGGACGTGCGCTGATCGACCACATCGCGGCGCGGGCGGCCGCCGAGGGCGCACCGGCGCTGACCCTGACCACCTTCGTGGACGTGGCGTGGAACGCGCCGTACTACGCGGCGCGGTGCGGCTTCCGGACACTGACGGAGGACGAACTCACCCCCGGACTGCGGGAGATCCGCCGCAGCGAGGCCCGACACGGTCTGGACCGGTGGCCGCGGGTCTGCATGCGGAGGGACTTGCCCCCGCGCCTGGCGGCCCCGGCTCCCGGCTGA
- a CDS encoding ferritin-like domain-containing protein: protein MPTHELYAMDPGNPMWKVPAGGSARFSWEYDDHRARLLALYQKGKDKQWDATKRIDWDLEVDPYDPLGTPDEALALYGTRYWDGMSEKERGELRRHVVAWQFSQFLHGEQGAMVCAARIVETAPDLDAKFYSATQTMDEARHAELYGRFLHEKIGMLYPINDNLQALLGDTLRDSRWDMAYLGMQVLIEGLALAAFGVIRDTTDKPLPQQLLAYVMQDEARHVAFGRMALRDYYRQLTDAELREREEFVIEGCYLMRDRLRGVEVLENLGIPKAEAEEFSERSPYLHLFRKLLFSRIVPCVKDIGLWGERLQRAYVDMGVLELGDSNLDLLMSQDEELAERLDAERFAAEEAARTAEVAQAIAEGAEGG, encoded by the coding sequence GTGCCGACGCATGAGCTCTACGCGATGGATCCCGGGAACCCGATGTGGAAGGTGCCGGCCGGCGGTTCCGCACGCTTCAGTTGGGAGTACGACGACCATCGTGCCCGGCTCCTCGCCCTCTACCAGAAGGGCAAGGACAAGCAGTGGGACGCCACCAAGCGGATCGACTGGGACCTGGAGGTGGACCCGTACGATCCGCTGGGCACCCCCGACGAGGCCCTCGCCCTGTACGGCACCCGGTACTGGGACGGGATGTCCGAGAAGGAGCGCGGGGAGTTGCGGCGCCATGTCGTCGCCTGGCAGTTCAGCCAGTTCCTCCACGGCGAGCAGGGCGCGATGGTGTGCGCCGCCCGGATCGTCGAAACGGCACCCGACCTCGACGCCAAGTTCTACTCCGCCACCCAGACCATGGACGAGGCCCGCCACGCCGAGCTGTACGGGCGCTTCCTCCACGAGAAGATCGGGATGCTCTACCCGATCAACGACAACCTCCAGGCCCTGCTGGGCGACACTCTCCGCGACTCCCGCTGGGACATGGCCTACCTGGGCATGCAGGTGCTCATCGAGGGCCTGGCCCTCGCCGCGTTCGGCGTCATCCGCGACACCACCGACAAGCCGCTGCCGCAGCAGCTCCTCGCCTATGTGATGCAGGACGAGGCCCGCCATGTCGCCTTCGGCCGGATGGCGCTGCGCGACTACTACCGCCAGCTGACCGACGCGGAGCTGCGCGAGCGCGAGGAGTTCGTCATCGAGGGCTGCTATCTGATGCGCGACCGGCTGCGCGGGGTCGAGGTACTGGAGAACCTCGGCATCCCGAAGGCCGAGGCCGAGGAGTTCAGCGAGCGCTCGCCCTATCTCCACCTCTTCCGCAAGCTGCTGTTCAGCCGGATCGTGCCGTGTGTGAAGGACATCGGACTGTGGGGCGAACGGCTCCAGCGGGCCTATGTCGACATGGGCGTGCTGGAGCTGGGCGACAGCAATCTGGACCTGCTGATGAGCCAGGACGAGGAACTCGCCGAACGCCTGGACGCGGAGCGCTTCGCCGCGGAGGAGGCGGCCCGCACCGCCGAGGTCGCGCAGGCCATCGCCGAGGGCGCGGAGGGCGGCTGA
- a CDS encoding diiron oxygenase, giving the protein MTTMTEPPALRDALGLIKDRERVAERLLQSSAKHSFDPDKELDWDAPFEPDKWYWPPELVSLYDTPMWRRMSEEQRVLLSRHEGAALLSLGIWFEVILIQLLTRHIYDKPATSAHVRYALTEIADECRHSMMFARLINKGGIGDYPVSRFHHNLARFFKTVSTTPGSFTATLLGEEVLDWMQRLTFPDDRVQSLVRGVTRIHVVEEARHVRYAREELRRQMVTAPRWEQELTRVTSGEFARIFSRAFVNPRVYTDVGLDRREAVAQVRASGHRREVMQTGAKRLTDFLDDIGVLRGAGRRMWRSSGLLA; this is encoded by the coding sequence ATGACGACCATGACCGAACCGCCCGCGCTCCGGGACGCGCTCGGGCTGATCAAGGATCGGGAGCGGGTGGCCGAGCGGCTGCTCCAGTCCTCCGCCAAGCACTCCTTCGACCCGGACAAGGAGCTCGACTGGGACGCCCCGTTCGAGCCCGACAAGTGGTACTGGCCGCCGGAGCTGGTGTCCTTGTACGACACCCCGATGTGGCGGCGGATGTCGGAGGAGCAGCGCGTCCTGCTGTCCAGGCACGAGGGGGCCGCGCTTCTCTCGCTGGGCATATGGTTCGAGGTCATCCTGATCCAGCTGCTCACCCGGCACATCTACGACAAGCCCGCCACCAGCGCCCATGTGCGCTACGCGCTCACCGAGATCGCGGACGAGTGCCGCCACTCGATGATGTTCGCCCGGCTGATCAACAAGGGTGGTATCGGGGACTATCCGGTCTCCCGGTTCCACCACAATCTCGCCCGGTTCTTCAAGACGGTCTCCACCACGCCCGGTTCCTTCACCGCCACGCTGCTCGGCGAGGAAGTGCTCGACTGGATGCAGCGGCTGACCTTCCCCGATGACCGGGTGCAGTCGCTGGTGCGCGGGGTGACCCGGATCCATGTGGTGGAGGAGGCCCGCCATGTGCGGTACGCGCGCGAGGAGCTGCGCCGCCAGATGGTGACCGCGCCGCGCTGGGAGCAGGAGCTGACCCGGGTCACCTCGGGCGAGTTCGCCCGTATCTTCTCCCGCGCGTTCGTCAACCCCCGGGTGTACACGGACGTGGGTCTGGACCGGCGGGAGGCGGTGGCGCAGGTGCGGGCGAGCGGCCATCGGCGCGAGGTGATGCAGACCGGCGCCAAGCGGCTGACCGATTTCCTCGACGACATCGGGGTGCTGCGGGGAGCGGGCCGCCGGATGTGGCGGAGCTCGGGGCTGCTGGCGTAG
- a CDS encoding TetR/AcrR family transcriptional regulator, translated as MTTGSGTAPARPEAAPPATDRPAVARRGTYRRLSVEARRAELIAAALDLFAHRAPEDVSLDDVASTAGASRPLVYRYFPGGKQQLYEAALRSAADELERCFEEPRSGPLSARLSRVLDRYLAFVDEHATGFSALLQSGSVAETSQTNAIVDEVRRAGAEQILLHLAVREPSPRLRMMVRTWITAVEAASLVWLDEHKQLPVEEVRDWLVDHFVSLLCATAACDPQTAAVTRSALALEPAQGPVGVLVRRMLPVVGEAAHLL; from the coding sequence ATGACGACAGGCAGCGGCACCGCCCCGGCACGACCGGAGGCAGCACCCCCGGCGACGGACCGCCCCGCGGTCGCGCGCCGCGGGACCTACCGCAGGCTCAGCGTCGAGGCGCGGCGGGCCGAACTCATCGCCGCCGCGCTGGATCTCTTCGCCCACCGTGCGCCCGAGGACGTGTCGCTGGACGATGTCGCGTCGACGGCGGGCGCCTCCCGCCCGCTGGTCTACCGCTACTTCCCGGGCGGCAAGCAGCAGTTGTACGAGGCGGCGCTGCGCAGCGCCGCCGATGAGCTGGAGCGGTGCTTCGAGGAGCCGCGGAGCGGTCCGCTCAGCGCCCGGCTGAGCCGGGTGCTGGACCGCTATCTCGCCTTCGTCGACGAGCACGCCACGGGTTTCAGCGCACTGCTCCAGAGCGGCAGTGTGGCCGAGACCTCGCAGACCAACGCCATCGTCGACGAGGTGCGGCGGGCGGGGGCCGAGCAGATCCTGCTGCATCTGGCGGTCAGGGAGCCCAGCCCGCGGCTGCGGATGATGGTGCGCACCTGGATCACGGCGGTCGAGGCGGCGTCGCTGGTCTGGCTGGACGAGCACAAGCAGCTGCCGGTGGAGGAGGTGCGCGACTGGCTGGTGGACCACTTCGTGTCACTGCTCTGCGCGACCGCGGCCTGTGACCCGCAGACGGCGGCGGTGACCCGGTCCGCGCTGGCACTGGAGCCCGCGCAGGGACCGGTCGGCGTCCTGGTGCGCCGGATGCTGCCCGTGGTGGGTGAGGCGGCGCATCTGCTGTGA
- a CDS encoding NlpC/P60 family protein gives MAAIAVAAALVPPAAGVTAQAAPARPVDASVAELLTQLKTMYRKAEEATEAYNATEEKLRKQRSTSKKLAAALARTRTRLADSQADAGRLARQQYQGHSQLSSYSYLLTLLSADPDDATDRARELTRAAGREAALVERLSKGERRADTLATRARTALDKQLSLMSKRKKQRDKVKKRLTGIEKKLASLTARQIAEVAARERRETEEAQRKLLSSGALGTPAGAAGPPAPDQTSPGQDSPDQGGTDQDGSAATGGGTAPTPQPTGGSRLPTASASAGQRALGYALDQIGKPYVWGAEGPDSFDCSGLTSQAWAHAGRTIPRTSQEQWRQLPRVSLQRLRPGDLVIYNKGASHVAIYAGNGQVVQAPRPGQVVKLSPLATNPVQGAVRPGPLNRSKR, from the coding sequence GTGGCGGCGATCGCCGTTGCTGCCGCACTCGTACCCCCCGCCGCGGGAGTCACGGCGCAGGCCGCCCCGGCCCGCCCCGTCGACGCATCCGTCGCCGAGCTGCTGACGCAGCTCAAGACGATGTACCGGAAGGCCGAGGAAGCGACCGAGGCGTACAACGCGACCGAGGAGAAGCTGCGCAAGCAGCGCAGCACATCCAAGAAGCTGGCCGCCGCCCTCGCCCGCACCCGCACCCGGCTCGCCGACAGCCAGGCGGACGCGGGACGGCTGGCCCGCCAGCAGTACCAGGGCCACAGCCAGCTCTCCTCCTACAGCTATCTGCTCACCCTGCTCAGCGCCGATCCGGACGACGCCACGGACCGGGCGCGCGAGCTCACCCGGGCCGCGGGCCGTGAAGCCGCCCTGGTCGAACGTCTGTCCAAGGGTGAGCGGCGCGCCGACACCCTCGCCACCCGCGCCCGCACCGCCCTGGACAAGCAGCTGTCCCTGATGTCGAAGCGGAAGAAACAGCGCGACAAGGTGAAGAAGCGGCTCACCGGCATCGAGAAGAAGCTCGCGTCGCTGACCGCCCGCCAGATCGCCGAGGTGGCCGCGCGCGAACGCCGGGAGACCGAGGAGGCCCAGCGCAAGCTGCTCTCCTCCGGCGCCCTCGGCACCCCCGCCGGCGCCGCCGGACCGCCCGCCCCCGACCAGACGAGCCCCGGTCAGGACAGCCCGGACCAGGGGGGTACGGACCAGGACGGCTCGGCGGCCACCGGCGGCGGCACCGCCCCGACGCCGCAGCCCACCGGAGGGTCCCGCCTCCCCACGGCGTCCGCCTCGGCCGGACAGCGGGCCCTGGGCTACGCCCTCGACCAGATCGGCAAGCCGTATGTGTGGGGCGCGGAGGGACCCGACTCCTTCGACTGCTCGGGGCTGACCTCCCAGGCGTGGGCGCATGCGGGGCGGACCATTCCGCGGACCAGCCAGGAGCAGTGGCGCCAGCTTCCCCGGGTCTCCCTCCAGCGGCTGCGCCCCGGCGATCTGGTGATCTACAACAAGGGTGCCAGCCATGTGGCGATCTACGCGGGCAACGGCCAGGTGGTACAGGCGCCACGGCCCGGCCAGGTGGTGAAGCTCTCCCCGCTCGCCACCAACCCGGTCCAGGGCGCGGTACGCCCGGGGCCGCTCAACCGGTCGAAGCGCTGA